CAGGCGGGCGCGGCGGGCGAGCGGCTCTTCGCGCTGTTGGACTTGCGGCACCCGGTGGAGGACGCGCCCGGGGCCACCGAGGCGCCGGTCCTGGAGCACGGCCTCGTGTTGGAGGGCGTGGGCTTCTCCTATGGAGAGCGGCGGGCCTTGAATGGGCTGACGGTGGAGCTGCCCGTGGGACAGGTGGTGGCGCTGGTGGGGCCGAGCGGGGGCGGCAAGAGCACCATCACCCAGTTGCTGCTGCGCTTCGAGCGCCCGAGCGAGGGCCGGCTGCTGCTCGACGGGGTGGACGCGGACCGTTACACGGCGGAGAGCGTGCGGGCGAGGTTCGCGCTGGTGACGCAGGAGCCGCTGCTCTTCTCGGGGAGCGTGAGGGAGAACCTGTGCCTGGCGCGGCCGGACGCGACGCGCGAGGAGCTGGAGGCGGCGGCCCGGGTGGCCAACGCGCATGAGTTCATCCAGGCACTGCCCGAGGGCTATGACACGCGGGTGGGCGAGCGGGGCGCGAAGTTGAGCGGAGGGCAGCGGCAGCGGCTGTGCATCGCGCGGGCGGTGTTGTCGCGGGCGCCGGTGCTGGTGCTGGACGAGGCGACGAGCAGCCTGGATCCCGAGAGCGAGCGCGAGGTGCAGGCGGCGCTCGCGCGGGTGTTGCCGGGGCGCACGGCGCTGGTGATTGCCCATCGGCTGTCGACGGTGGTGAACGCGGATCGCATCTGCGTGGTGGAGGCGGGGCGGGTGGTGGAGCAGGGACGCCACGAGGAGTTGCTGGTGCGGGGAGGCCCCTACGCGGCGTTGTGGGCGTTGCAGGCGGGGGCCGAGCGGGGCGCGGCATGAAGCCCTCCGGTGCGTGGGTTTGGGTGGGCAAGGGGCTGCGGGCCCTGGTGGGCCTGGTGCTGCTCCTCTTGGGGTGGGCGGGGTTCTTCACGTTCGCGGCCTCGTATGCCGACTACCCGGTGGTGCCCCCGGCGCCCGAGGGCCCCCGGTGGCCGCGCGGCGCCTTCCATGTGCACACCACGCGCTCGGATGGGCGGGCGACGGAGGCGGAGGTGGCCGCGGCGGCGAAGGTGGCGGGCCTGCACTTCGTGGTGCTCACGGATCACAATGACTTCACCCCGCGCGAGCCCGTCTTCGTGGACGGGGTGTTGCTGGTCCAGGGAGTGGAGATCTCCACGGCCGCGGGGCACCTCGTGGCGTTCGGCCTCGAGCGCCCGCTGGAGGGGGTGCACAAGGGGATGGACGGGGGCGAGGCCCAGGCGGCGGTGGAGCGGGCCGGGGGCGTGAGTGTGCTCGCCCATCCGGTGCAGGCGCGCAATCCCTGGCGCCACGAGGGGGCCGCGCGGCGGGCCGAGGGCTTCGAGCTGTACTCGGCGGACACGTTCTTCCGGAGCGCGGTGCGCGACCCCTTCAGCCGGTTGTTGCCCGCGGTGGGTGCCTGGCTTGGCCAG
Above is a window of Cystobacter fuscus DNA encoding:
- a CDS encoding PHP domain-containing protein — translated: MKPSGAWVWVGKGLRALVGLVLLLLGWAGFFTFAASYADYPVVPPAPEGPRWPRGAFHVHTTRSDGRATEAEVAAAAKVAGLHFVVLTDHNDFTPREPVFVDGVLLVQGVEISTAAGHLVAFGLERPLEGVHKGMDGGEAQAAVERAGGVSVLAHPVQARNPWRHEGAARRAEGFELYSADTFFRSAVRDPFSRLLPAVGAWLGQRVHGVMLLVEPDEGPVTKLLELAREKPRLALCAHDAHGLPGYEEVFQSLAMYLPPGEDGVAPVLPGDARAAAEVVVKGLASGRALCAFRALGEPEGFALEGVDAEHREAHVGDVLTVRLPPGAREHVRVEVRGAGRLRPDGVSVELVEEGAVQVEAWVEAPGRFFGSQWRPWIVPSPVRVLARSVGR